One genomic window of Maribacter aquivivus includes the following:
- a CDS encoding GyrI-like domain-containing protein has product MEARIVNSKERKLIGLSQEMSLVDNRTFELWKNFRAHSKKVLNRSSNDFISLQEYPIDYFQVFSPAKKFVKWACVEVVNFDSVPEEMNRLVLEAGLYAVFSYKGTAQNAQAFFQYIYGEWIPKSKYNLDDRPHFEVLGAKYKNNDPDSEEEVWIPIKAK; this is encoded by the coding sequence ATGGAAGCTAGAATTGTAAATAGTAAAGAACGAAAATTGATTGGGCTTTCTCAAGAAATGAGTTTGGTCGATAATAGAACTTTTGAGCTTTGGAAGAATTTCAGAGCCCATAGTAAGAAAGTTTTAAATAGGTCGTCTAATGATTTTATCTCGTTACAAGAGTACCCTATAGACTATTTTCAAGTATTTTCTCCAGCTAAAAAGTTTGTAAAATGGGCTTGTGTTGAGGTTGTGAATTTTGATTCTGTTCCTGAAGAAATGAATAGGCTTGTTTTAGAGGCTGGCTTATATGCAGTATTCAGTTATAAAGGGACCGCGCAAAACGCGCAGGCATTTTTTCAATATATTTATGGGGAATGGATTCCTAAGTCTAAGTATAATTTAGATGACCGTCCACATTTTGAAGTGCTGGGTGCCAAGTACAAAAACAACGATCCAGATTCAGAAGAAGAAGTTTGGATTCCTATAAAAGCAAAATGA
- a CDS encoding alkaline phosphatase D family protein: MKTTKNTRRNFIQKTLMASGGLILAPNFISCSDDDDLQVAYDEALLTVQNFNYGVASFDPSSSGVIIWTRFNTVNVEIIWEVATESSFSSILRTGKITTEGSRDNTLSIELTELDADQKLYYRFISTTDNSISVVGETITLPTDATQAKLAVCSCSNYQAGLFNVYDAMANSDADIIVHLGDYFYEYGAGGYGSTAENAFLNRLHEPAGEIISLEDYRTRYKQYRSDAALQLAHQKKPFICVWDDHEIANDTYKEGAENHDEATEGSFEVRKQNALQAYSEFLPFSRISADDNSIIYRSVNIGNLVNLILMDTRLIGRDKQLNITDYVTATGFDTAAFQTALTDPSRSILGVTQRDWVLSELNSSAAKWQVLGQQVLMGQMYIPIELLTSFGLPEFGTILTELVTIKLRLLNNDPTLTNEEIARVTTAIPYNLDAWDGYPIDREIIYAGLNGKKIVTFAGDTHNAWQNTLKAQNGTEVGIELATSSISSPGFETYLGANSSPELIAGFQEALIALIDGLNYFDASKRGYMMTTFTTSDVTSEWIFVDTLLSESYTTETGYTLTYS; the protein is encoded by the coding sequence ATGAAAACGACGAAAAACACAAGAAGAAATTTTATTCAAAAAACTTTAATGGCTTCTGGAGGGTTAATTCTAGCTCCGAATTTTATTAGCTGTAGCGATGATGATGATTTACAAGTGGCCTATGATGAAGCTTTACTTACCGTACAAAATTTCAATTATGGCGTGGCCAGTTTTGACCCAAGTAGCTCTGGAGTTATTATATGGACTCGTTTTAATACCGTAAATGTTGAAATTATTTGGGAAGTTGCTACCGAGAGTAGTTTTAGCAGTATTCTACGCACTGGCAAAATAACAACTGAAGGTTCTAGGGACAACACCTTGTCAATTGAATTAACAGAGCTAGATGCAGACCAAAAACTATACTATAGATTTATTAGTACAACCGACAACTCAATTTCTGTTGTGGGAGAAACCATTACACTACCTACGGATGCTACACAGGCGAAATTAGCCGTATGTTCGTGTTCAAATTACCAAGCAGGTCTTTTTAATGTGTACGATGCCATGGCAAATTCAGATGCAGATATCATTGTACATTTAGGTGATTATTTCTACGAATATGGCGCTGGCGGATACGGATCTACAGCAGAGAACGCTTTCTTGAACCGTCTTCATGAACCTGCAGGAGAAATTATTTCTTTAGAAGATTATAGAACAAGATACAAGCAATATAGATCAGATGCTGCTTTACAATTAGCCCACCAAAAGAAACCGTTCATTTGTGTTTGGGACGATCATGAAATTGCCAATGACACTTATAAAGAAGGAGCAGAAAACCATGATGAAGCCACAGAAGGTAGTTTTGAAGTAAGAAAACAAAATGCTTTACAGGCATATAGCGAGTTTTTACCTTTCTCAAGAATATCAGCAGATGATAATAGCATTATTTATCGTTCAGTAAATATTGGGAACTTGGTTAACCTAATCTTAATGGACACCCGTTTAATTGGCAGAGACAAACAATTAAACATTACAGATTATGTAACCGCTACAGGTTTTGATACAGCAGCATTTCAAACAGCATTGACAGACCCTTCACGCTCTATTTTAGGAGTAACACAAAGAGATTGGGTACTATCTGAATTAAACAGTAGTGCGGCAAAATGGCAAGTATTAGGTCAACAGGTATTAATGGGTCAAATGTATATACCTATAGAATTATTGACCTCATTTGGCTTACCTGAATTCGGTACTATATTGACAGAGTTGGTGACTATAAAACTAAGATTGCTTAATAACGACCCAACACTGACCAACGAGGAAATAGCAAGGGTAACTACCGCTATACCCTACAATCTTGATGCTTGGGACGGATACCCAATAGACCGTGAAATTATTTATGCAGGATTAAACGGTAAAAAAATAGTCACTTTCGCAGGTGATACACATAATGCTTGGCAAAACACCTTAAAGGCACAAAACGGAACAGAAGTAGGTATTGAACTAGCCACATCTTCTATTAGTTCGCCAGGCTTTGAAACCTATCTTGGCGCTAACTCTTCGCCAGAATTAATTGCTGGTTTTCAAGAAGCGTTGATAGCTTTAATAGATGGATTAAATTATTTTGATGCCTCAAAAAGAGGATATATGATGACAACATTCACAACTAGTGATGTTACATCTGAATGGATATTCGTTGACACACTTTTATCGGAATCGTATACCACAGAAACAGGTTATACGCTTACATACTCTTAA